The Solibacillus sp. FSL W7-1464 genome contains a region encoding:
- the mutM gene encoding bifunctional DNA-formamidopyrimidine glycosylase/DNA-(apurinic or apyrimidinic site) lyase yields the protein MPELPEVEGVVRDLRPIVEGKTIESVSLSDVVYTSHEAGKQAIVKNAKPSQFELLVRDMTIDKLERRSKYIFFHLKKNDERFILVNHLGMSGAWFVVNDVLEITEEKFRKHIHAIFTLASGELLVYADIRRFGELRFIKEIADHPPLLKMAPEPFDKIACDFFLMQSEKPKFSKKPIKEVIMDGQVISGCGNIYATEALFKMLIHPGKITSELSREQKTKLFHVICDVLQESIDSGGSTISDYRSINGGAGTMQHRLKMYGKKQCVACETNTESIVIAGRTSTYCPQCQK from the coding sequence ATGCCGGAATTACCAGAAGTAGAAGGGGTCGTACGTGATTTACGACCAATCGTAGAAGGGAAAACGATTGAATCTGTCTCTTTATCGGATGTCGTTTATACATCACATGAAGCAGGTAAACAGGCGATTGTAAAAAATGCAAAGCCTTCACAATTTGAACTATTAGTACGCGATATGACAATCGATAAACTGGAGCGCAGATCGAAATATATATTCTTTCATCTCAAGAAAAATGATGAACGTTTTATATTAGTGAATCATTTAGGTATGAGTGGCGCATGGTTTGTTGTGAATGATGTGCTGGAAATAACAGAAGAAAAATTCCGTAAGCATATTCATGCGATATTCACATTGGCAAGCGGAGAGCTGCTTGTCTATGCTGATATCCGCCGTTTTGGCGAACTGCGCTTTATTAAGGAAATTGCCGACCATCCTCCATTGTTAAAAATGGCGCCGGAGCCATTTGATAAAATCGCCTGTGATTTTTTCCTTATGCAAAGCGAAAAACCGAAGTTCTCAAAGAAACCGATTAAGGAAGTCATCATGGACGGCCAGGTGATTTCCGGTTGCGGCAATATTTATGCAACCGAAGCATTGTTCAAAATGCTTATTCATCCGGGGAAAATAACAAGTGAGTTAAGTCGTGAGCAAAAGACGAAACTCTTTCATGTCATTTGTGATGTGTTGCAGGAAAGCATTGATTCGGGCGGATCGACAATTTCGGATTACCGCAGTATTAATGGCGGTGCAGGGACAATGCAGCATCGGCTGAAAATGTATGGAAAAAAGCAATGTGTTGCATGTGAAACAAATACAGAATCGATCGTCATCGCGGGAAGAACATCGACATATTGTCCGCAATGTCAAAAGTAA
- the polA gene encoding DNA polymerase I — translation MTKQKLLLLDGNSLAYRAFFALPLLTNDSGIHTNATYGFTTMLQKIIGEENPTQMLVAFDAGKTTFRHESFGEYKGGRQKTPPELSEQFPYIRKLIDAYKIKRYELEMYEADDIIGTLAKQAAAQGMEVIVVSGDKDLTQLATEDVTVYITRKGITDIEKYTPAHIEEKYGLTPEQIIDMKGLMGDQSDNIPGVPGVGEKTAIKLLKEHGTIEKLYEAMDTLKASKMKEKLIDNEEMAHLSKKLATIHTDVPLTIKLDDLAYSGPDEESLLDVWQELGFKSLIEKSDFEAVETEQAELVFENVQAITADMLKDTMAIHLELENEHYHSCNALGLALADGERTVYTAIDNVIDNAELKAWLQDETKKKYIVDSKATQAMLHRLGIELKGVEFDLLLASYILKPSISGDDVATLAKEFGYQDVQSNEAIYGKGAKWIVPGADHVAEHVSRKAVAVWKLQPVLEQKLKENEQFELYKNLELPLAHILGKMESEGITVNIGTLRQMGDELKAKLEVMEATIYELAGEKFNINSPKQLGVILFDKLGLPVIKKTKTGYSTAADVLEKLQSEHDIVKHILEYRTIAKLKSTYIEGLIKEVHEEDSKVHTRFQQALTSTGRLSSTNPNLQNIPIRLEEGRKIRKSFVPSKKDWILFAADYSQIELRVLAHMCGDEALVEAFQQGMDIHTRTAMDVFDLENPDDVTSLMRRTAKAVNFGIVYGISDYGLSQSLDITRKEAAIFIENYLQSFPGVKNYMDTSIEEAKKAGFVTTILNRRRYLPDITSSNFNLRSFAERTAMNTPIQGSAADIIKKAMIDMNARLEQEGLQTKLLLQVHDELIFEAPKEEVEILERIVPEVMENAIKLSVPLKVEFSYGPTWYDAK, via the coding sequence ATGACAAAACAAAAATTGCTTTTATTAGATGGAAACTCATTGGCTTATCGCGCCTTTTTTGCATTGCCGCTGCTGACGAATGACAGTGGAATTCATACAAATGCGACTTACGGATTTACGACAATGCTGCAAAAAATTATCGGTGAGGAAAATCCGACACAAATGCTTGTTGCGTTCGATGCCGGCAAAACGACTTTTCGTCATGAATCATTCGGTGAATATAAAGGGGGACGTCAAAAAACTCCGCCAGAGCTTTCCGAACAATTCCCTTATATTCGAAAGCTGATTGATGCGTATAAGATTAAACGCTATGAGCTGGAAATGTACGAAGCAGATGACATTATCGGAACACTGGCGAAACAGGCTGCCGCACAAGGGATGGAAGTTATCGTTGTTTCAGGGGATAAGGATTTAACGCAGCTCGCAACAGAGGATGTCACAGTATATATTACCCGTAAAGGGATTACCGATATCGAAAAATATACACCAGCACATATTGAAGAAAAGTATGGACTGACGCCGGAGCAAATTATCGATATGAAAGGGCTTATGGGCGATCAATCGGATAATATTCCGGGTGTACCGGGCGTTGGTGAAAAAACAGCGATTAAATTATTAAAGGAACACGGTACGATTGAAAAACTATATGAAGCGATGGATACATTGAAAGCTTCGAAAATGAAAGAAAAACTGATAGATAATGAAGAAATGGCGCACTTATCAAAAAAGCTTGCGACAATTCATACAGATGTACCGCTTACGATTAAACTGGATGATTTAGCTTATTCAGGTCCGGATGAGGAATCACTTCTTGATGTATGGCAGGAGCTTGGCTTTAAATCATTAATCGAAAAGAGCGATTTTGAAGCAGTGGAAACGGAACAAGCTGAATTAGTATTTGAAAATGTGCAGGCTATTACGGCCGACATGTTAAAAGATACGATGGCGATCCACCTGGAGTTGGAAAATGAACATTACCATAGCTGTAATGCTCTCGGTTTAGCCTTGGCAGACGGGGAACGTACGGTATATACAGCGATTGATAATGTGATTGATAATGCTGAGTTAAAAGCATGGCTACAAGATGAAACAAAGAAGAAATACATTGTAGACAGCAAAGCGACACAAGCAATGCTCCATCGTTTAGGGATTGAGCTAAAAGGTGTGGAGTTTGATTTATTGTTAGCTTCATACATTTTAAAGCCTTCGATTTCAGGTGATGATGTTGCAACACTTGCAAAAGAGTTCGGTTATCAGGACGTTCAGTCCAATGAAGCAATTTACGGGAAAGGGGCAAAGTGGATTGTTCCTGGGGCAGATCATGTAGCTGAACATGTAAGCAGAAAAGCCGTGGCAGTTTGGAAGCTGCAGCCAGTTTTAGAGCAAAAGCTGAAGGAAAATGAACAGTTTGAATTATACAAAAATCTGGAGCTGCCGCTTGCACATATTTTAGGAAAGATGGAGAGTGAAGGGATAACGGTCAATATCGGTACATTGCGTCAAATGGGTGATGAACTGAAGGCGAAGCTTGAAGTAATGGAAGCGACAATTTATGAGCTGGCAGGCGAGAAATTCAATATTAATTCACCGAAACAGCTTGGTGTCATTTTGTTTGATAAGCTTGGCTTACCTGTCATTAAAAAGACGAAAACAGGATATTCAACAGCTGCCGATGTGCTGGAGAAGCTGCAGTCCGAGCATGATATTGTAAAGCATATTCTGGAATACCGAACAATCGCAAAACTGAAGTCAACGTATATTGAAGGGTTGATTAAAGAAGTTCATGAAGAGGATTCCAAAGTGCATACCCGTTTCCAGCAGGCATTAACTTCAACAGGGCGTTTAAGCTCAACAAACCCGAATTTACAAAATATCCCGATTCGCCTGGAAGAAGGGCGTAAAATTCGAAAATCATTTGTTCCGTCAAAAAAAGACTGGATTCTGTTTGCTGCTGACTATTCTCAGATCGAACTGCGTGTATTGGCTCATATGTGCGGTGATGAAGCGCTTGTGGAGGCATTCCAGCAAGGAATGGACATCCATACGCGTACGGCAATGGATGTGTTTGATCTTGAAAACCCGGACGATGTGACAAGCTTAATGCGTCGCACAGCAAAAGCTGTAAACTTTGGAATCGTATATGGAATCAGTGATTATGGCTTATCGCAAAGCCTTGATATTACACGTAAAGAAGCGGCAATTTTTATCGAAAACTACTTGCAAAGCTTCCCGGGTGTAAAAAACTATATGGACACAAGTATTGAAGAGGCCAAAAAAGCCGGCTTCGTTACAACGATTTTAAATCGCCGCCGCTACTTGCCGGACATCACAAGCTCGAACTTCAATTTAAGAAGTTTTGCGGAGCGTACTGCGATGAACACACCGATCCAAGGAAGTGCAGCGGATATTATTAAAAAAGCAATGATTGACATGAATGCTCGTCTTGAACAAGAAGGATTACAGACGAAGCTATTATTGCAAGTACACGATGAGCTTATTTTTGAAGCACCAAAAGAAGAAGTTGAAATTTTAGAACGTATCGTACCTGAAGTTATGGAAAATGCAATTAAGTTAAGTGTGCCGTTAAAGGTTGAGTTTTCATATGGTCCTACATGGTACGATGCGAAATAA
- a CDS encoding methyl-accepting chemotaxis protein, with translation MLKKFNSVKTRILLGILVPIILLGIVFSSVLFLVSSNLINNQIIPQHNQNLLLSMEKFSTLFDTGIVNDAKKNKASYEKLLAFTTDFQNEFDLENAYIMSKVDGEEVILVLGNSEDYLTPLPFTEDQTAALSTTEIVASDIYEDDYGKHQSTFLQIPGTDSVLGLDADADFVDELNRLLITIIFASLLAALIIGSIIAVIVSNKIVNPLNQLLNHTEIVAQGDLSKQLEVHNHDEIGRLSTSFSDMQSQLRETIYHVVDTSDHVEEGSSILKETVEQLTVTSNQVSGAIQEIASSTELITEGAVQNRVAVEQIAFKIAEISNVTKIVAQEAIDTNTVATQGIEVIHKSVAGIETINETAKMSLMKTEQMNSRSLEVGKITKIISSISDQINLLALNAAIEAARAGEYGKGFAVVADEVRSLAEQSANSASDITTLINEMQKDSNESVVAINNVVTKIEQESITIYSAVETFNTISKLVDNMKNEIQNVTDAFQGIATDSNLVLETTDVTVQSLEESNEHSQSIAASIEEQTASTEEMLSIAHELNEMIIKLKGQINHFKI, from the coding sequence ATGTTAAAAAAATTTAATTCAGTAAAAACCAGAATTTTATTAGGAATTTTAGTACCGATTATTTTGTTAGGTATTGTTTTTAGTTCGGTTCTATTCTTGGTATCCAGCAATTTGATCAATAATCAGATCATTCCGCAGCATAATCAAAACTTATTGTTGAGTATGGAAAAATTCAGTACGCTTTTTGACACGGGTATAGTGAATGATGCTAAGAAAAACAAGGCTTCATATGAAAAATTACTGGCATTCACAACCGATTTCCAAAATGAGTTTGATTTGGAAAATGCCTATATTATGAGTAAAGTCGACGGAGAGGAAGTTATTCTCGTATTGGGGAATTCGGAAGATTACCTGACACCGCTTCCTTTTACAGAAGATCAGACAGCAGCACTTTCCACAACGGAAATAGTGGCGAGCGATATTTATGAAGATGATTATGGTAAACATCAATCAACCTTTCTTCAAATTCCCGGGACGGATTCTGTTCTGGGATTGGATGCGGATGCAGATTTTGTTGATGAATTGAATAGATTGTTAATTACAATTATTTTTGCTTCACTGCTTGCTGCATTGATTATAGGTTCAATTATAGCGGTTATCGTTTCAAACAAAATTGTGAATCCTTTAAATCAGCTTTTAAATCACACTGAAATTGTGGCACAGGGTGATTTATCCAAACAATTGGAAGTTCATAATCATGACGAAATCGGTCGTTTATCGACTAGCTTCTCGGATATGCAGTCGCAATTGAGAGAGACTATCTATCATGTAGTCGACACATCCGATCATGTCGAGGAAGGTTCTTCGATTTTGAAAGAAACGGTCGAACAGTTAACAGTTACATCGAATCAGGTATCGGGCGCGATTCAGGAGATTGCTTCTAGCACTGAGTTGATTACAGAAGGTGCTGTTCAAAACCGGGTGGCAGTAGAACAGATTGCGTTTAAAATTGCAGAAATTTCTAATGTCACGAAAATAGTGGCACAGGAGGCGATAGATACCAATACTGTCGCAACACAAGGAATAGAAGTTATTCATAAGTCTGTTGCAGGAATCGAAACAATTAATGAAACGGCAAAAATGTCATTAATGAAAACAGAACAAATGAATAGCCGTTCTTTAGAAGTTGGTAAAATCACGAAAATTATTTCAAGTATTTCAGATCAAATCAACTTACTTGCGTTAAATGCGGCAATCGAAGCGGCTAGAGCCGGGGAATACGGGAAGGGGTTCGCAGTAGTAGCGGATGAAGTTCGTTCATTGGCAGAACAATCAGCGAATTCGGCGAGCGACATTACGACGTTGATTAATGAAATGCAGAAAGACTCAAATGAATCTGTTGTTGCAATTAATAATGTAGTGACAAAAATCGAGCAGGAAAGCATTACGATCTATTCGGCTGTTGAAACATTTAATACAATTTCTAAATTAGTGGATAATATGAAAAATGAAATTCAAAATGTAACCGATGCATTCCAAGGCATCGCAACGGACTCTAATCTGGTACTTGAAACAACGGATGTAACGGTTCAGTCATTGGAAGAATCCAATGAGCATTCTCAAAGTATTGCTGCATCAATAGAAGAACAGACAGCATCGACTGAAGAAATGCTGAGTATCGCACACGAATTGAATGAAATGATTATTAAGTTAAAAGGACAAATTAATCACTTCAAAATATAA
- a CDS encoding DNA polymerase I, producing the protein MSKVIQNSLIAFIMATSVTALFYQSNINFVKVEIFHIPILFIAILVLSLFIAEDVRDSFKKVLWFEKREDKRPIWQVGIGMIFYFTQIGFVEVFARGLMPYDLGGMPMYVIIPFLNAFLLTVIFEEIFYKEEKNGVHVVKFKNKIK; encoded by the coding sequence TTGAGTAAAGTAATACAGAATAGTTTAATCGCTTTTATTATGGCAACATCTGTAACGGCGCTTTTTTATCAATCTAATATTAATTTCGTGAAGGTGGAAATTTTTCATATACCAATTTTATTTATTGCTATTTTAGTATTAAGTTTATTTATTGCAGAAGATGTACGGGATTCATTCAAAAAAGTATTATGGTTTGAAAAACGTGAAGATAAACGACCAATTTGGCAAGTAGGTATTGGCATGATCTTTTATTTCACACAGATTGGATTCGTAGAAGTATTTGCGCGCGGGTTAATGCCATACGATTTAGGCGGGATGCCGATGTATGTCATCATTCCATTTTTAAATGCATTTTTATTAACGGTTATTTTTGAAGAAATTTTTTATAAAGAAGAAAAAAACGGTGTACATGTTGTGAAGTTCAAAAATAAAATTAAATAG
- the hflC gene encoding protease modulator HflC, with amino-acid sequence MSNNKNNFDGDLDEFVKKLFGNKKGSKEVKEVPKANDSDQQVNNGETKAKKAPTPLKKDKKPINVKQWVSSAIVLTVVFAVLIIVFANLYIVKENEYKVVRQFGEVVKYESEPGLHMKIPFIQSVTTLPSNLMTHDMTEEEISTKDKKRIIIDNYTVWRVTDPKALISNAGQLLNAENRMEEFIYSALRTEFGQTEYGDIINEKDSKRGNINDRVTQRVNELIDSANFGIEVIDVRIRRTDLPEENEQSVYTRMVSERQSIAQKYLSEGDAEKRSKEAKTDQEVQVTLAKANKEASVIRAEGEAQAAQIYNAAYSKDPEFYSLFRTLESYKKTIGNETMIIIPSDSPYAKLLSGQLD; translated from the coding sequence ATGAGTAACAACAAAAATAATTTTGATGGCGATTTAGATGAATTTGTGAAAAAACTGTTCGGCAACAAAAAAGGATCGAAAGAAGTTAAGGAAGTACCGAAAGCAAATGATTCTGATCAACAAGTAAATAATGGTGAGACAAAAGCCAAAAAAGCACCTACACCATTAAAGAAAGATAAAAAGCCGATAAATGTAAAGCAATGGGTATCTTCTGCAATTGTATTAACTGTTGTATTTGCTGTATTAATCATCGTATTTGCGAATCTGTATATCGTAAAAGAAAACGAATATAAAGTAGTTCGCCAGTTCGGGGAAGTAGTGAAGTACGAAAGTGAACCTGGACTTCATATGAAAATCCCGTTCATTCAAAGTGTGACGACTCTTCCAAGCAATTTAATGACACATGATATGACAGAAGAAGAGATCAGTACGAAGGATAAAAAGCGAATTATAATCGATAACTATACGGTTTGGCGTGTTACGGATCCAAAGGCGTTAATTTCAAATGCCGGACAGTTGCTGAATGCGGAGAATCGTATGGAGGAATTCATTTATTCGGCACTTCGTACAGAGTTCGGTCAGACGGAATACGGCGATATTATTAATGAAAAAGATTCGAAACGCGGGAATATTAATGACCGTGTTACACAGCGTGTCAATGAGTTAATCGATTCAGCCAATTTCGGTATTGAAGTAATTGATGTCCGTATTCGCCGTACGGATTTACCGGAGGAAAACGAGCAGTCTGTTTATACAAGAATGGTTTCGGAACGTCAATCGATTGCGCAAAAGTATCTTTCTGAAGGGGATGCGGAAAAGCGCAGTAAAGAGGCAAAAACAGATCAGGAAGTACAGGTAACACTTGCGAAAGCAAATAAAGAAGCATCTGTCATCCGTGCAGAGGGTGAAGCACAGGCTGCACAAATCTATAATGCCGCTTACTCGAAAGACCCGGAATTCTACAGTCTATTCAGAACGTTGGAATCATACAAGAAAACAATCGGCAATGAGACAATGATTATTATCCCGTCAGACTCGCCATATGCTAAACTTTTATCCGGTCAATTGGATTAA